One window from the genome of Kineosporia corallincola encodes:
- a CDS encoding GyrI-like domain-containing protein: MDKYDPKRAFKHLYLPSKREFSLVDVPQMRFLAVDGEGDPNTARAYTEAVEALFSVSYTVKFQSRNELGQDYVVGPLEGLWRADDVTAFTRRVKDAWQWTMLVSQPGWINQAMIDEARTKAQARKELPAAGRLRLIDLTEGPSAQILHVGSYEDEAPVLARLHGEFMPGRALTFNGDHHEIYLSDPRRTPPQKWRTVLRQPVRPVGPA, encoded by the coding sequence ATGGACAAGTACGACCCCAAGAGGGCCTTCAAGCATCTGTATCTGCCGTCGAAGCGCGAGTTCTCGCTCGTCGACGTGCCACAGATGCGGTTCCTCGCGGTCGACGGTGAAGGCGACCCGAACACCGCCCGGGCCTACACCGAGGCGGTGGAGGCGCTGTTCTCCGTGTCGTACACCGTCAAGTTCCAGAGCAGGAACGAGCTGGGCCAGGACTACGTGGTGGGCCCGCTGGAGGGGCTGTGGCGCGCCGACGACGTCACTGCGTTCACCAGGCGGGTCAAGGACGCCTGGCAGTGGACCATGCTGGTCTCACAACCGGGCTGGATCAACCAGGCGATGATCGACGAAGCCCGCACGAAGGCCCAGGCCAGGAAGGAACTTCCGGCTGCTGGACGGCTTCGGCTGATCGACCTCACCGAGGGGCCGAGCGCGCAGATTCTGCATGTCGGCTCTTACGAGGACGAGGCTCCGGTGCTGGCCCGCCTGCACGGGGAGTTCATGCCGGGCCGGGCGCTCACGTTCAACGGCGATCATCACGAGATCTACCTGAGCGATCCGCGCCGTACCCCGCCGCAGAAGTGGCGCACCGTGCTGCGGCAGCCGGTCAGGCCGGTCGGGCCGGCCTGA
- a CDS encoding SapB/AmfS family lanthipeptide, translating into MKGYEMNQLLDLQMIAVTNRSEETDVLSLGESSTLSLLICSPPAS; encoded by the coding sequence ATGAAGGGATATGAGATGAACCAGCTGCTCGACCTCCAGATGATCGCCGTCACCAACCGGTCCGAAGAGACGGACGTGCTCAGCCTCGGCGAATCGAGCACCCTCAGCCTGCTGATCTGTTCGCCTCCGGCGTCCTGA
- a CDS encoding YbhB/YbcL family Raf kinase inhibitor-like protein produces MTNNPFDRLPQVPSFEVKSAAAVDGQALPPAQMSGAFGVPGGQDLSPDLTWSGAPEGTKSYAVTVYDPDAPTMSGFWHWAVANIPASVTSLAEGARMPEGAVQFRNDAGLPQYIGAAPPAGHGAHRYFITVHALDVEDIGVPAEGSPAYLGFTMAGHILARATVVATAETPAA; encoded by the coding sequence TGCCGTCCTTCGAGGTGAAGAGCGCCGCCGCCGTCGACGGCCAGGCGCTGCCCCCGGCCCAGATGTCCGGTGCCTTCGGCGTCCCCGGCGGCCAGGACCTCTCCCCCGACCTCACCTGGTCCGGCGCCCCCGAGGGCACGAAGAGCTACGCGGTGACCGTCTACGACCCGGACGCCCCCACCATGTCCGGCTTCTGGCACTGGGCCGTCGCCAACATCCCGGCCTCGGTCACGTCGCTGGCCGAGGGTGCCCGGATGCCGGAGGGCGCGGTGCAGTTCCGCAACGACGCCGGCCTTCCGCAGTACATCGGCGCCGCCCCGCCCGCAGGGCACGGCGCGCACCGCTACTTCATCACCGTGCACGCCCTCGACGTCGAGGACATCGGCGTTCCCGCCGAGGGCAGCCCGGCCTACCTCGGGTTCACCATGGCCGGGCACATCCTGGCCCGCGCCACCGTCGTCGCCACCGCCGAGACCCCGGCGGCCTGA
- a CDS encoding NUDIX domain-containing protein, whose translation MTSGRENSTPASILVGESAHGPESAAPALPPFLEPEDEEAARGTTAAGAMALVVSPAGIVLHLRDEKDWIPHPGCWSLFGGAVEEGESAVEALRRELEEEIGLVDFEARPLWRVVDRGGDGRLLTVFEVRTPVAPEDLVLNEGQGLAAFEREEALRLKLSPFCRKILEATPIPV comes from the coding sequence ATGACGTCCGGGCGCGAAAACTCCACGCCGGCCAGCATTCTGGTCGGCGAGTCTGCTCACGGCCCGGAATCGGCAGCCCCGGCCCTCCCGCCCTTCCTGGAGCCGGAGGACGAGGAGGCGGCCCGGGGCACGACGGCTGCTGGTGCGATGGCGCTGGTCGTCAGTCCTGCGGGCATTGTGTTGCATCTGCGGGACGAGAAGGACTGGATTCCTCATCCGGGGTGCTGGTCGTTGTTCGGTGGTGCGGTGGAGGAGGGTGAGTCTGCGGTTGAGGCGTTGCGGCGGGAGCTGGAGGAGGAGATCGGTCTGGTCGATTTCGAGGCTCGTCCGTTGTGGCGGGTGGTGGACCGGGGTGGGGACGGTCGGTTGCTGACGGTTTTCGAGGTTCGTACTCCGGTGGCGCCTGAGGATCTGGTGCTGAACGAGGGGCAGGGGCTGGCGGCCTTCGAGCGGGAAGAGGCTCTGCGGCTCAAGCTTTCGCCCTTCTGCCGCAAGATTCTGGAAGCGACGCCGATTCCGGTATGA
- a CDS encoding alpha/beta hydrolase: MMRKLLWPVATLVAVTAVSGSLTATAPAHAAGTRPAPIAWGACPEPPPGTTVNPRQQCGTLKVPLDHRDPGGRQITIAVSRIPATDPARRRGVLLLNPGGPGSEGLNMPSEAAALSDSLAARYDLVGLDPRGVGHSSPVTCGLNAAEVSPPYPYPAADGSISRNVAFARSAARRCAEASGDVLPFITTAGTARDLDLVRQALGESRISYFGLSYGTYLGTVYASLFPQHTDRMVLDSALDPAKVWYGVYRQQSQGRQERFGDAARYAARHPDEAGLGTTATAVTAAYLRLAARLDTDPAPVPGTSVSLTGPLFRHLTAALLTSERFMPTLAQVWRAAADLADGQATDEQAQVLGQALTLIDPAAGVSPGVPADNAVAAAYAVTCGDVEWPASVGVYERNVAADRRFHPVAAGAPANIWPCAFWPGRPVEPTVKVSGQGPRTILILQNERDPNTTLESARGLHRALGRRSVMVTVDAGGHGVYGTAGAGACATALADAYLIEGELPGSDTRCP, from the coding sequence ATGATGAGAAAGCTGTTGTGGCCGGTCGCCACGCTGGTCGCCGTCACCGCCGTCAGTGGTTCACTGACGGCGACCGCCCCGGCGCACGCCGCCGGCACCCGGCCCGCGCCGATCGCCTGGGGCGCCTGCCCGGAGCCGCCCCCGGGCACCACGGTGAATCCGCGCCAGCAGTGCGGAACCCTGAAAGTTCCCCTGGACCACCGCGATCCGGGCGGTCGGCAGATCACGATCGCGGTGTCCCGCATCCCGGCGACCGACCCGGCACGACGACGCGGGGTGCTGCTGCTCAACCCCGGCGGGCCGGGCAGCGAGGGCCTGAACATGCCGAGTGAGGCTGCTGCGCTGAGCGATTCGCTGGCGGCACGCTACGACCTGGTCGGTCTGGACCCGCGGGGCGTCGGCCACAGCAGCCCGGTCACCTGCGGCCTGAACGCAGCCGAGGTGTCCCCGCCCTACCCGTATCCGGCGGCGGACGGCTCGATCTCGCGCAACGTGGCGTTCGCCCGCTCGGCCGCCCGGCGCTGCGCCGAGGCGTCCGGCGACGTGCTCCCGTTCATCACCACCGCCGGCACCGCCCGCGACCTGGACCTGGTCCGGCAGGCGCTGGGCGAGTCCCGGATCTCCTACTTCGGCCTGTCGTACGGAACCTACCTCGGCACCGTGTACGCGTCGCTGTTCCCGCAGCACACCGACCGGATGGTGCTCGACAGCGCCCTCGACCCCGCCAAGGTCTGGTACGGCGTGTACCGGCAGCAGAGCCAGGGCCGGCAGGAACGGTTCGGCGACGCCGCCCGCTACGCCGCGCGGCATCCGGACGAGGCCGGACTCGGCACCACCGCCACGGCGGTCACCGCGGCATACCTGCGCCTCGCCGCCCGTCTCGACACCGATCCGGCGCCGGTGCCGGGCACCTCGGTGAGCCTGACCGGCCCGCTGTTCCGGCACCTCACCGCAGCCCTGCTCACGTCCGAGCGGTTCATGCCGACGCTCGCCCAGGTCTGGAGGGCCGCCGCGGACCTCGCCGACGGGCAGGCCACCGACGAGCAGGCGCAGGTGCTCGGGCAGGCACTGACCCTGATCGACCCGGCGGCCGGCGTCTCGCCCGGCGTGCCGGCCGACAACGCGGTCGCGGCCGCCTACGCGGTCACCTGCGGGGACGTCGAATGGCCCGCTTCAGTGGGTGTTTACGAGCGCAACGTGGCCGCCGACCGCCGATTCCACCCGGTGGCCGCGGGCGCCCCGGCCAACATCTGGCCGTGCGCGTTCTGGCCCGGCAGGCCGGTCGAACCCACCGTGAAGGTGTCCGGCCAGGGCCCCCGCACCATCCTGATCCTCCAGAACGAGCGCGACCCGAACACCACCCTGGAGTCGGCGCGGGGCCTGCACCGCGCCCTGGGGCGGCGCTCGGTGATGGTCACGGTGGACGCCGGCGGTCACGGCGTCTACGGAACGGCCGGTGCCGGAGCGTGCGCCACCGCGCTCGCGGACGCCTACCTGATCGAGGGCGAACTTCCCGGCAGCGACACGCGTTGCCCGTAG
- a CDS encoding AraC family transcriptional regulator: protein MDRISETVAATRAGRAVAVRNRYAGGWTARFPAIHGSGLHIVQHGSPWLIPEHGAATRLRPGDVVFVPRGPEHGFAHTPARLPGLPAGERTPNLAHFDVEFVSCCYHLDRGQVHESFAGLPDVITLSIDDAAHPRLRMLADLLGEHAATDRPGDDIALPAIVDLLLVHLLRAWQDRPADVPWPGQEPVGDPRIAHALRAVHADPRRPWTVQQLADLAGMSRATFGRRFGQVTGESPGAYLLRRRLDRAALLLRSTHLPLAAVARQLGYSTEFSFAAAFRREFGIAPGRFRQREHAAPTS from the coding sequence GTGGACAGGATCAGCGAGACCGTGGCCGCCACCCGGGCCGGGCGGGCCGTGGCCGTGCGCAACCGCTACGCCGGGGGCTGGACCGCCCGGTTCCCGGCGATCCACGGCTCGGGCCTGCACATCGTGCAGCACGGTTCGCCCTGGCTGATCCCCGAGCACGGCGCCGCCACCCGGCTGCGGCCGGGCGACGTGGTGTTCGTGCCGCGTGGTCCCGAGCACGGCTTCGCTCACACCCCGGCCCGGCTGCCCGGCCTGCCCGCCGGGGAGCGGACGCCGAACCTGGCCCACTTCGACGTCGAGTTCGTGTCCTGCTGCTATCACCTCGACCGTGGCCAGGTGCACGAGTCCTTCGCCGGGCTGCCCGACGTCATCACCCTGAGCATCGACGACGCGGCCCATCCCCGGCTGCGGATGCTGGCCGACCTGCTCGGCGAGCACGCCGCCACCGACCGGCCCGGCGACGACATCGCCCTGCCCGCCATCGTCGACCTGCTCCTGGTACATCTGCTGCGGGCCTGGCAGGACCGGCCCGCCGACGTGCCGTGGCCGGGCCAGGAGCCGGTGGGCGATCCCCGGATCGCCCACGCGCTGCGGGCCGTGCACGCCGATCCCCGCCGTCCCTGGACGGTGCAGCAGCTCGCCGACCTCGCGGGCATGTCCCGCGCCACCTTCGGCCGGCGCTTCGGCCAGGTGACGGGCGAGAGCCCTGGCGCCTACCTGCTGCGCCGACGCCTGGACCGGGCCGCCCTGCTGCTGCGCTCCACCCACCTGCCGCTGGCCGCCGTCGCCCGGCAGCTCGGCTACTCCACCGAGTTCAGCTTCGCCGCCGCCTTCCGCCGCGAGTTCGGCATCGCCCCGGGCCGTTTCCGGCAGCGCGAGCACGCCGCACCCACGTCCTGA
- a CDS encoding alpha/beta fold hydrolase, producing the protein MSNDSVITPALTPGVHEFPVDGVRQAYRVAGRGPVCVAHSGGPGLDAAYLRSPELEEHFTVVYPDPVGTGRSGRLDDPPGEGAGYTRATYVRHLAAVVEHLGLPRVHLLGHSYGGFVVQDYALEHPERVAGLILYSTAAEAGPAFWGAAMEGLAAYPQRHPDVPEAARVPAAFQQALGAGDDESISRLFAEALPVYFADFWSRQPEFAAFRASIRMAQVPATAPEPVEFDVRDRLGALGGTGMPVVVVTGQHDFIGGPRWAQALGQAIPGARLRILQHSGHFGHVEEPGGFARAAALVLGG; encoded by the coding sequence ATGAGCAACGACAGCGTCATCACCCCGGCTCTCACCCCGGGTGTTCACGAGTTCCCGGTGGACGGCGTGCGCCAGGCCTACCGGGTGGCCGGGCGGGGCCCGGTGTGCGTCGCGCACTCCGGCGGCCCGGGCCTGGACGCGGCCTACCTGCGCTCCCCGGAACTGGAGGAGCACTTCACCGTGGTCTACCCGGACCCGGTCGGCACCGGCCGTTCCGGGCGGCTGGACGACCCGCCGGGCGAGGGTGCCGGATACACCCGGGCCACCTACGTCAGGCACCTGGCGGCGGTGGTCGAGCACCTCGGGCTGCCCCGCGTACACCTGCTCGGGCACTCCTACGGCGGGTTCGTCGTGCAGGACTACGCCCTGGAGCATCCGGAGCGGGTGGCCGGGCTGATCCTGTACTCCACGGCGGCGGAGGCCGGCCCGGCGTTCTGGGGCGCGGCCATGGAAGGGCTGGCGGCCTACCCGCAGCGGCACCCGGACGTGCCGGAGGCCGCGCGGGTGCCCGCCGCGTTCCAGCAGGCGCTGGGCGCGGGGGACGACGAGTCGATCAGCCGCCTGTTCGCCGAGGCCCTGCCCGTGTACTTCGCCGACTTCTGGTCGCGGCAGCCGGAGTTCGCCGCGTTCCGGGCCTCGATCCGGATGGCGCAGGTGCCCGCCACGGCGCCGGAGCCGGTGGAGTTCGACGTCCGTGACCGGCTGGGTGCGCTGGGTGGCACTGGCATGCCCGTGGTGGTGGTCACCGGGCAGCACGACTTCATCGGCGGGCCGCGCTGGGCGCAGGCACTGGGGCAGGCGATTCCGGGGGCCCGACTGCGGATCCTTCAGCACAGCGGGCATTTCGGCCACGTCGAGGAGCCGGGCGGATTCGCCCGGGCCGCGGCGCTCGTCCTGGGCGGCTGA
- the lanKC gene encoding class III lanthionine synthetase LanKC, producing the protein MDMRYVEFALAHPFFYDRLDRHGATGVYELDDDAGRQHWTQDTADGWRHLHPPHTELPEQGWKVHVSATLENAPTVLARVSRYCVRHALAFKFRPGRADLLRINLKYADRGSSGKFITVYPPDEHTCERVLHELDALVGGLDGPYVLSDLRWKDGPLYLRYGAFRPMLVLDEQDRLVPAVRRPNGSLAPDPRLPGFSPPAWVRLPPFVTSAREQLANSGGSLSGHRVIEALHFSNGGGVYLAERLRDGARVVLKEARPHAGLGPDGSDAVQRLHREHEQLRRLADVGSVVDVTGHVEHSGHHFLELEHVPGRSLSRETAARHPLTRADMTPEDVAAYRDWALDITRQIERAVAGIHARGQVHGDLHPGNVIVTPQGSIRFVDLEMSCPVGSSRPAVGGAPGYTAPDGRTGIPADRYSLACLKLALFIPLTMLLPLDRRAAGRLVEEAALRFGLDPSWSAAVLRELDGDHAVGDECVQVRDLVHEWPIDSADGVRRLESAISQGIWESLDLSRPHRMFPGDIRQFTHDALSIAHGACGVLLASRHGDRDAVLNRVETALHGLSPRPGLLDGITGIACAMDDFGRASVADRLYQEICTLPFDRLPGDLYGGLAGIGVGLLHRLDRVRDHQITDAIEAIRAVLRGRAHRETRSATQAPGTPPSPRSRPSGLLHGPTGSALFWLCSYETSGDPADLDLAQQALAADVTACVERPDGSLQIGGSRRTMPYLGAGSIGVALVAMRLLHHVDDEHLHLTVRKVIRLTRAGFTVQPGLFNGRAGYVLFLAAVLNSPFADERTRSDLIRHTRDLRLYALVHGTGIHLPGEQMLRASVDWASGSAGLLTALRAYAGAVHGLPAPAFPIPGLLTSPRRFDLTPNRSAEREFTR; encoded by the coding sequence ATGGACATGCGCTATGTCGAGTTCGCGCTCGCGCACCCGTTCTTCTACGACCGCCTGGACCGTCACGGCGCCACCGGCGTCTACGAACTTGATGACGACGCGGGCCGGCAGCACTGGACACAGGACACCGCCGACGGCTGGCGGCACCTGCACCCACCGCACACCGAACTGCCGGAACAGGGCTGGAAGGTGCATGTCTCGGCCACTCTCGAAAACGCCCCCACCGTTCTCGCCCGGGTCTCCCGCTACTGCGTCCGCCATGCTCTCGCCTTCAAGTTCCGCCCCGGCCGCGCGGACCTGCTGCGCATCAACCTGAAATACGCCGATCGCGGTTCGAGTGGCAAGTTCATCACCGTGTACCCGCCCGACGAACACACCTGCGAACGAGTGCTGCACGAGCTGGACGCCCTGGTCGGCGGTCTCGACGGGCCCTACGTGCTGAGCGACCTGCGCTGGAAAGACGGTCCACTCTACCTGCGCTACGGGGCTTTCCGTCCGATGCTGGTGCTCGACGAGCAGGACCGGCTGGTTCCGGCCGTGCGGCGCCCCAACGGCTCCCTCGCACCGGATCCACGTCTTCCGGGCTTCAGCCCACCGGCCTGGGTGCGGCTGCCGCCGTTCGTGACCTCAGCCCGGGAACAGCTGGCGAACAGCGGTGGCTCGCTGTCCGGGCATCGCGTGATCGAGGCCCTGCACTTCAGCAACGGCGGCGGGGTTTACCTGGCCGAGCGTCTTCGCGACGGCGCTCGGGTGGTGCTCAAGGAGGCCAGACCGCACGCCGGTCTCGGGCCGGACGGCAGCGACGCCGTGCAACGGCTCCACCGGGAGCACGAACAGCTGCGCCGGCTGGCCGATGTCGGTTCGGTGGTGGACGTGACCGGGCATGTCGAGCACTCCGGGCACCACTTCCTGGAGCTGGAGCATGTCCCGGGCCGATCGCTGAGCCGTGAGACGGCCGCGCGGCATCCGCTGACCCGGGCGGACATGACACCGGAAGACGTTGCCGCGTATCGTGACTGGGCGCTGGACATCACCCGGCAGATCGAGCGCGCGGTGGCCGGCATCCACGCCCGCGGGCAGGTGCACGGAGACCTGCACCCGGGCAACGTGATCGTCACGCCGCAGGGGTCGATCCGGTTCGTCGACCTGGAGATGTCCTGTCCTGTCGGCAGTTCCCGCCCGGCCGTGGGCGGAGCCCCGGGATACACCGCACCCGACGGTCGCACCGGCATCCCCGCCGACCGGTACTCGCTGGCCTGCCTGAAACTGGCACTGTTCATACCGTTGACCATGCTGCTCCCCCTGGACCGGCGGGCCGCGGGGCGACTGGTCGAAGAGGCCGCGCTCCGGTTCGGCCTCGATCCGTCCTGGTCCGCGGCAGTGCTCCGTGAGCTCGACGGTGACCATGCCGTCGGTGACGAGTGCGTCCAGGTGCGTGATCTGGTGCACGAGTGGCCGATCGACTCGGCCGACGGTGTGCGCCGTCTGGAATCGGCGATCAGTCAGGGCATCTGGGAAAGCCTGGATCTGTCCCGCCCGCACCGGATGTTCCCCGGCGACATCCGTCAGTTCACGCACGATGCGCTGTCGATCGCGCACGGTGCCTGCGGCGTGCTGCTGGCCAGCCGGCACGGCGACCGCGACGCGGTGCTGAACCGGGTGGAGACGGCGCTGCACGGGCTCTCCCCGCGACCCGGTCTGCTTGACGGCATCACCGGAATTGCCTGTGCCATGGATGATTTCGGCCGCGCCTCGGTGGCCGACCGGCTGTACCAGGAGATCTGCACGCTACCGTTCGACCGGCTTCCCGGCGATCTGTACGGCGGGCTGGCGGGAATCGGCGTGGGCCTTCTGCACCGGCTCGATCGGGTCCGTGACCACCAGATCACCGACGCGATCGAGGCGATCCGGGCGGTGTTACGTGGCCGCGCCCACCGGGAGACCCGGAGTGCGACGCAGGCGCCCGGCACACCGCCTAGCCCCCGGTCCAGGCCCTCCGGCCTCCTGCACGGGCCCACCGGATCGGCCCTCTTCTGGCTGTGCAGTTACGAGACATCCGGCGATCCGGCCGATCTCGACCTGGCCCAGCAGGCGCTGGCGGCTGACGTGACGGCATGCGTCGAGCGGCCCGACGGCTCGCTCCAGATCGGCGGATCCCGGCGCACGATGCCCTATCTGGGTGCCGGGTCGATCGGGGTGGCCCTGGTGGCGATGCGCCTGCTGCACCATGTGGACGACGAACACCTGCACCTCACCGTCCGCAAGGTCATCCGCCTGACCCGGGCCGGCTTCACCGTGCAGCCGGGGCTTTTCAACGGCCGAGCCGGTTACGTGCTGTTTCTCGCGGCCGTGCTGAACTCGCCGTTCGCCGACGAGCGGACCCGCTCCGACCTGATCCGGCACACCCGCGACCTACGGCTGTACGCCCTCGTCCACGGCACCGGTATTCATCTGCCGGGTGAGCAGATGCTGCGCGCCTCGGTGGACTGGGCCAGTGGCTCGGCCGGCCTGCTCACCGCCCTGCGTGCGTACGCCGGGGCGGTTCACGGTCTTCCCGCACCCGCGTTCCCGATACCGGGACTGCTGACGTCCCCCAGGAGGTTCGATCTGACACCGAACCGCAGTGCCGAAAGAGAATTCACACGATGA
- a CDS encoding LysM peptidoglycan-binding domain-containing protein codes for MNRPSPRDRLAGLAALVVLLAVVAGVPVLLLALGASPVPGAVSVDGVLDALTSPDDGTALIVALRVIAWLAWAFVTVSVVVEVPAQLRGVRAPRLPGLSLPQGMARGLVAAVIVLIASPVAAQAAAAPASAGVPVPVSAAVSAPASAPAPASASASKGVPSGSGAAAESSSETGDAQGDLVHTVESGDSLWALAERYLGNGAQYQFIASANYGRTQPDGASLGDDHWLRPGWKLTIPGATAQQTPGKHTYTVDSGDTLWQIAEDQLGDGKDYPRLRQADGTRISDPDLIRPGEVLRLPGEKGHTAERPVSSSTPEDDGRTDQAPGAESADASAERSKPVPDEAPVGTVTAPSTRTAAQAPGETPVRTASTVGDRAVGAEPADDVAVQPAVVMAGAGTALAVGLLGLLAVRRRRQQRRRRPGQRMLLPEGDLVAAERELRAQADPVTVTTVDRALRSLAVHQARTGGRMPALLAVRLTGTQLELFLDGAPETALPAPWEPAGDEIMWVLPAETASTVEEVDVPAPYPGLVTVGFDEAGGQLLVDLGHIGVLSVAGPVERSREIATALAVELATSAWADDLQVSVIGPPAGLENDLRTGRLTHRPQIGHVLDDLEERAGADRQAFLDAGVADVQEARTRGLVPDAWAPDVVVMTSPPGPEQRAQLSRVVLGERRAAVAAVVCGEAPGDWVLRLDDDGSGGTVEPIGIRVRPQHVPAAAQQAVVDLLELTEADTPSVAPVLELVPDLAPDHPDPATVASAVDGSRAPVVRVLGTVDVLGAGGDVEPDARAHLTELAAYLALTRGASAEETDAAIWPRNPAAGNLRVRNTATSRLRSWLGRDRDGNDWLPRHQGDVHRLDGRVRADWDVWRELLPDGPLRGSSQALELALGLVRGRPFLDVHPRRYVWADPFAQRMIAEIVDAAWELGRRRLAEGRLPEAENAVSAGLAILPELERLWRLRILVAREAGDAGRVEEVVARMLVETDEHGGELEPQTRAMLENLGAGRRVGLAEAL; via the coding sequence GTGAACCGACCCTCGCCCCGCGACCGGCTGGCCGGCCTGGCCGCGCTCGTCGTTCTGCTGGCCGTGGTGGCCGGCGTGCCGGTGCTGCTGCTCGCGCTCGGCGCCTCGCCGGTGCCGGGCGCGGTATCGGTGGACGGCGTTCTCGATGCCCTCACCAGCCCCGACGACGGCACCGCGCTGATCGTGGCGTTGCGTGTGATCGCCTGGCTGGCCTGGGCTTTCGTCACGGTTTCGGTGGTGGTCGAGGTTCCGGCCCAGCTGCGCGGGGTGCGGGCGCCACGGCTGCCCGGGCTCTCCCTGCCGCAGGGAATGGCACGGGGGCTGGTGGCTGCGGTGATTGTGCTGATCGCCAGTCCGGTGGCGGCACAGGCCGCGGCTGCCCCTGCGTCAGCCGGTGTGCCGGTGCCGGTTTCGGCTGCCGTGTCTGCCCCGGCTTCGGCTCCGGCTCCTGCTTCGGCTTCGGCTTCGAAAGGGGTGCCGTCCGGGTCGGGGGCGGCGGCCGAGAGTTCTTCGGAAACCGGCGATGCCCAGGGGGATCTGGTTCACACGGTGGAGTCCGGTGACTCGCTGTGGGCGCTGGCCGAGCGGTATCTGGGGAACGGGGCGCAGTACCAGTTCATCGCCTCCGCGAACTACGGCAGGACCCAGCCCGACGGCGCCTCGCTCGGCGACGATCACTGGCTCCGGCCCGGCTGGAAGCTGACCATTCCCGGCGCCACCGCGCAGCAGACGCCCGGGAAGCACACCTACACCGTCGATTCCGGGGACACGCTGTGGCAGATCGCCGAGGACCAGTTGGGTGACGGGAAGGACTACCCGCGACTGCGGCAGGCCGACGGCACCCGGATCAGTGATCCCGACCTGATCCGTCCGGGGGAGGTGCTGCGTCTGCCGGGCGAGAAGGGGCATACGGCCGAGCGGCCTGTCTCGTCGTCCACACCTGAGGACGACGGGAGGACCGATCAGGCTCCCGGTGCGGAATCCGCTGACGCGTCTGCCGAAAGGTCAAAACCGGTGCCGGACGAGGCTCCGGTCGGGACGGTCACGGCCCCCTCGACCCGCACCGCCGCTCAGGCGCCCGGCGAGACGCCGGTGCGAACGGCGTCCACCGTCGGGGACAGGGCCGTCGGCGCCGAGCCGGCGGACGACGTCGCCGTCCAGCCGGCCGTCGTCATGGCCGGTGCCGGAACCGCTCTCGCGGTGGGACTTCTCGGTCTGCTCGCCGTGCGCCGCAGGCGTCAGCAGCGGCGGCGGCGACCCGGCCAGCGGATGCTGCTGCCGGAGGGTGACCTGGTCGCGGCCGAGCGGGAACTGAGGGCCCAGGCGGACCCGGTCACCGTCACGACCGTGGACCGGGCCCTGCGCTCGCTGGCCGTGCACCAGGCCCGCACCGGCGGGCGGATGCCCGCGCTGCTGGCCGTGCGGCTGACCGGAACCCAGCTGGAACTGTTCCTCGACGGGGCGCCGGAGACCGCCCTGCCCGCTCCCTGGGAACCGGCGGGGGACGAGATCATGTGGGTGCTCCCGGCCGAGACTGCCTCCACCGTAGAGGAAGTCGACGTTCCGGCGCCGTATCCCGGTCTGGTGACCGTCGGTTTCGACGAGGCCGGGGGTCAGCTCCTGGTCGATCTGGGGCACATCGGGGTGCTGTCGGTGGCCGGCCCGGTGGAGCGCTCGCGTGAGATCGCCACCGCGCTGGCCGTCGAGCTGGCGACCTCGGCCTGGGCCGACGACCTCCAGGTCTCGGTGATCGGCCCGCCTGCCGGGCTCGAGAACGACCTGAGGACAGGGCGTCTCACGCACCGCCCGCAGATCGGGCACGTGCTGGACGATCTGGAGGAGAGGGCGGGAGCGGACCGGCAGGCGTTCCTGGACGCCGGGGTCGCCGACGTGCAGGAGGCGCGTACGCGGGGTCTGGTGCCGGACGCCTGGGCGCCCGACGTGGTGGTGATGACGTCGCCGCCCGGCCCGGAGCAGCGGGCGCAGCTGTCCCGCGTCGTCCTGGGTGAGCGGCGGGCCGCGGTCGCGGCCGTGGTCTGTGGCGAGGCCCCCGGGGACTGGGTGCTGAGACTCGACGACGACGGCTCGGGCGGCACCGTCGAACCGATCGGCATCCGGGTCCGGCCGCAGCACGTTCCCGCCGCGGCCCAGCAGGCCGTCGTCGATCTCCTGGAGCTCACCGAGGCCGATACTCCGTCGGTGGCACCGGTTCTCGAGCTCGTGCCGGACCTCGCGCCCGACCACCCGGACCCCGCGACGGTGGCCTCGGCGGTGGACGGCTCACGGGCACCGGTGGTGCGGGTGCTGGGAACCGTGGACGTCCTCGGTGCCGGCGGGGACGTGGAACCGGACGCGCGGGCTCACCTGACGGAACTCGCGGCCTACCTGGCGCTGACCCGTGGCGCCTCGGCGGAGGAGACCGACGCGGCGATCTGGCCCCGGAATCCGGCGGCCGGCAACCTGAGGGTGAGGAACACCGCCACGTCGAGACTGCGCTCGTGGCTGGGCCGGGACCGGGACGGGAACGACTGGCTGCCCAGGCATCAGGGCGACGTGCACCGGCTGGACGGGCGGGTGCGCGCGGACTGGGACGTGTGGCGGGAGTTGCTGCCCGACGGTCCGCTGCGTGGTTCGTCGCAGGCCCTGGAGCTGGCTCTGGGACTGGTGCGGGGGCGTCCGTTCCTGGACGTGCACCCGCGGCGGTACGTGTGGGCGGATCCGTTCGCGCAGCGGATGATCGCCGAGATCGTGGACGCCGCCTGGGAACTGGGGCGTCGCCGGCTGGCCGAGGGGCGCCTGCCGGAGGCGGAGAACGCGGTGTCGGCCGGTCTGGCGATTCTGCCTGAGCTGGAACGACTCTGGCGTCTGCGGATCCTGGTCGCCCGGGAGGCGGGGGACGCGGGCCGGGTCGAGGAGGTGGTGGCGCGGATGCTGGTCGAGACCGATGAGCACGGTGGTGAGCTGGAGCCGCAGACGCGGGCGATGCTCGAGAACCTGGGGGCGGGGCGTCGGGTCGGTCTTGCCGAGGCTCTGTGA